Genomic DNA from Bacteroides zhangwenhongii:
TCTTATAGAACGATTGAGAAGATTTCTAACGGCACATGATATGATTGGGACACCTGCATCTGATGAGCAGGTATTATGTGCGGAACAAGAATTAGGAGTAAAATTTAGTTCTGACTATATAGACTTTATCAAGAATTTCGGAGCTGCATACGCAGGAATGATGATTAATGCTTTAGACGGCAATGAAAATGTGGTCGATGAAACTAAATCATTCAGAGAAGTTCATCCCGATGTTACAGATACTTATGTGATTTCAGATGATGGTTCTGGCAATCCCATAATGATTAATTCTAAGGGAGAGGTCGAAATATATTATCATGATAGTGATGCAGAAATAGAAATCATCGCTTCGTCATTAGAACAATATATAGAAGATAATTTTCCTGAATGGTAAAAGCGGTTGCTAACAAACAGATGAAACATTGAAGGCAGTTTATCTGCCGGGCATTAGTCGCTTGAAAAAATAAAAAGAAAATATGGAAGTGTTTACGGAAATAATGAAATACATTCAGACTTTTGGAAAGTATGGATGTAAGGAATACGAAAACGGAACAAAATTATATGGTCATGCGCCTTTTATCGCTCCCAAAGCATATAATTTTCGTGTTTTTTCGCCATTGAGTGAACAAGAAATCGTAAAGTTAGAACAAGATATGCATCGGGAAATCCCTATTGCATATCGTTCGTTTCTAATAAAAAATGCTAATGGTTTGAATCTTTTTAATACTACTCTATGTTTTGATGGGTTGAGAAAATCGTATTGCAGGAGTTTGGAAGCTACCCCTGAACCATTTTCTTTATCCGAACTTAACAAATTCGAAAGACCTAAAAATGCAAAAGAGTCCTACTTTTTCATTGGGGGATATGATAATGACTTATCCAAGCTCTATATAAATTCAGAAGATGGCACAGTTCATTTTTGCAAACGCTGGGATGCTACCTCGTTATTAAAATGGAACTCTTTTGAAGAAATGATTTTATCTGAAACAAGAAGGCTTCTAAGTCTTCATAATGATAGGGGTGAAATTCTTGTACCACATGAGAAAACACTTCCAATATGAGAGATAAGGCGACTAACAAGCGGATAAATCTCTCCGAAAATTGATTATCCACCGGACATTATCGACCATAAAAAAGATTAA
This window encodes:
- a CDS encoding SMI1/KNR4 family protein: MKKDLIERLRRFLTAHDMIGTPASDEQVLCAEQELGVKFSSDYIDFIKNFGAAYAGMMINALDGNENVVDETKSFREVHPDVTDTYVISDDGSGNPIMINSKGEVEIYYHDSDAEIEIIASSLEQYIEDNFPEW
- a CDS encoding SMI1/KNR4 family protein, giving the protein MEVFTEIMKYIQTFGKYGCKEYENGTKLYGHAPFIAPKAYNFRVFSPLSEQEIVKLEQDMHREIPIAYRSFLIKNANGLNLFNTTLCFDGLRKSYCRSLEATPEPFSLSELNKFERPKNAKESYFFIGGYDNDLSKLYINSEDGTVHFCKRWDATSLLKWNSFEEMILSETRRLLSLHNDRGEILVPHEKTLPI